The Mercenaria mercenaria strain notata chromosome 1, MADL_Memer_1, whole genome shotgun sequence nucleotide sequence atgaagcatcatctagtggtcctctaccaagatgattcaaattatttctctggggtcaaatatggccccgccctggggctcacatagtttatatagacttaaattatatagggaaaaactttgaataacctcttgtccaaaaccactgggcctagggctttgatattttgtatgtgacatcatctagtggtcttcaactaagattgttcaaattattcccctagggtcaaatatggcaccgccctgggggtcatatggtttacatacttatatagggaaaaactttgaaaatcttcttgtccaaaccacaaagcctagggctttgatacttgtaatgtagcatcatctagtggttctctaccaagtttgttcaaattatcctcctagggttaaatatggcaccgccctgggggtcacatggttcatatagacttatatagggaaaagcttttaaaatgttcttgtcagtaactacaacattcaaaattggaccacatgtatatttttgagtggcaagatgaaccttgacatgagttgaccttgattttgacctagtgacctactttcacatttctgtagctacagccttcaaatttggaccacatgcataatttcgtgcactgaaaaaaactttgacttttattttgacctagtgacctactttcacatttttgaaggtacaggcatcaaatttggaccatatgcatagtttcgtgtttcaaaatgaaatttgacattgattttgacctagtgacctactttcacatttctcaagctacagccttcaaatttggactacatgcatagttttgtgtaccgaaaaaaactttgaccttgacattgacctagtgacctactttcacatttttgaaggtacaggcatcaaatttggaccatatgcatagtttcgtgtttcaaaatgaaatttgacattgattttgacctagtgacctactttcacatttctcaagctacagccttcaaatttggactacatgcatagttttgtgtaccgaaaaaaactttgaccttgacattgacctagtgacctactttcacatttttgaaggtacaggcttcaaatttggaccacatgcatagttttgtattccgaagtaaaatttgacctggattttgacctagtgacctacttttacatttctcaagctacagccttcaaatttggaccacttgcatagttttgtgtaccgaaatgaactttgaccttaagattgacctagtgacctactttcacatttctgtagctacaggcttcaaatttaggaccacatgcatagttttgtgtaccgaaacaaactttgaccttgacattgacctagggacctactttcacattttttaaggtacaggcttcaaatttggaccacatgcatagatttgtgttgtgtacagaaatgaaatatgaccttgagctagtcaataagtcttgaactttggaacactcaaaaatggcacattattgggcgccaagatcactctgtgatctcttgttctctTCATACTGCTGAATGACCGTTCACATGACGCTGATGTGGCTGGCATtgacaacaatattttcagtataCTGCAGATGCTCGGGTAAGCTTCACTTGGGGTTCGGTCTAGGGTGTCGATTAGTGTGGTTGGTTTTTGTGCACCATCCGACCACCTCATAGTCCATCTCCGTATCTCATATTCAAACAGCTCTTTTGGTAAGTTGATGTCCTCTGCATAGCAAGTGTATATAACCTGTCAGCCAAAGATAaggaatttaattattttatgaacGTGACAGCTTAACAGACACTCACATGCGAACTCATAGAGTCAGCGTGTTCTTCCGCACATAATCAGAGTATTTTATGCAGTTTAACTTAACGGATAATTGACTTTAttgagaaagaaatatttaatttaaaaaaatgaatacgcaTTTTATCTATACAGGTTTATGAATAAAGATGATAGCAcatttttacataagaaaataagATGGATCTAAATTGTCAATATTATTTGGGGTACTTAAACAATACATACATCCACCAGATTGTTAGTTAATTCCGGCAGTCTGGTAGGTATCAGCAACTGAGCGGTGAAACGATCCTCATTTGAAATCACCCGATTTGTGATTTCTAGGATAAGATGATCAACAAAGACATTGTAAAGAGCAACTCTCCAGTATTGTTCAGGGTCTGCTATATCATAATTAGCTCTGTGTTGTTGCCGCTGAATCTGCCTTGGAATGGACGGGTCAATCTGAAACCAGTACATCATGTCGACATTTTCAAAACACATGCCATTAAAGTACATTTGATCTATGCTGGCAGAAATTTAACTATTATAACTAAAAGAAccagtttatcaaatatttgaataaagtACCGAGTTTGTTAGTAGTGAACGTATAACTTTAAGTCTTACCAGTCCGTTAAAAATGTTACTTAGTGATAAAGAATTGTTTACCTGGAACTGGGATGCAATGTTTACTGCTGTCTGGAAAATTCCCTCGAAAACAAGAGGGTCTCCACGTTCTTTATTCAGAATACCAACAACTACCCTTGCCTCTTTTGTGGCCTCAATCAAGTCCATGTCAGCCTTGAATAATACAAAGTTTCTatacaatatatttgataatcatATTTACAAGTCTTCTGACGCAACACTAAGTGTTTTTGCCAGTATCTTAAACGTTATACATTTAGACAATTGTATTGTTAGTGTTATATATTTCAATGCATCATATTTTTACTAATTCTGCAAAGCGATTGTAAAACAATGACAAGGTTCATTGAAATATACATCGTGGAACTTTTTTATACGTGAAAATGTCTTAAATAAAGTGTCAAAAATGCCCGCAAGAGTCCACGCTGAAAATTAACCTCAGAACCCAAATTTTTAAAtcgttaaaacaaaaaaatcaagcacatgtcCCTTTCATTGtgctttgaaaatttttgtttaaatagaaCTGTACATTGTATAGATATATATTTGTTCAACCCTGCAGAACTTCCATAACTATGTGCTTGAGAGAAATGAGTAATTACTTGTTTGTGTCCATGTAAACAAGGCTCGTTTATTCAAACTACTCGCAAAACTTGTCAAGCATATGCATATGCTCTCTTTTTGCTTCCTTTTAAAAGTGTCTTCTCAATGAAAATATTGCTACATTCAAAATGGGTTGAagtatttacttaataaatttgcgATTGCATGATTTAATTTTTTCCAGAATTAAAGAAGTTCTTAATGCCACCCTGAACAAAAACGCTGTTGCAGAAATAATTAATCGTGcataaatttgaaaatctgataAAATTACCTTTTGAAGAATTGCTGTCTAACCAACAAGAGCACTCAAGATATATGTTCCGCAGTCGTCAAAGCAATGATGAACTCAAACCGTAGAACACCTATCAAGTGTTCTCGAGCTTTATCATCGTTGTCTTCTCCAAGAGTTTCCAGAGCATGTATGACGACAGGGAAAGCATTCTTGAATGTTGTCAGGGCATCAGCACGGCTCATCCATCGTGTTTCACAAAGCGTCTTCAGTTTGTGTCGCCCGTCAAGCTGTTCCCTTGTGTTGGCATCATTTGCAAGCTCGTCGGCGAAAGCCTGAAGACGTTTTGCAGAGTACTGGAAAGCAAATGCAATATCTTGCACTGTTTTCATCATTGTCCTAACACATTGTAATTTAGAACTGTGCACCAAAGCCAAATTGAGACAATGCGACTTGCAATGCACATAGTGTGCAAGTGGAGCACGCTCTCAAATTAAAGCTTGCACGCCATTATCCTTTCCGGACATGTTGCTTGCCCCGTCATAACATTGTGCCCTTAACTTCAATACATCAAGACCCCAATGTTGCAGATTTTCTAAGGTGAGTTGTGCGATGGCCTGTCCTTTTATTGATTTACAGGTGATGAATCCAAGGAAATCCTCCCTCAGCTTGTGTCTGTTATGTTCGTTCTTTTCAATGTAGCGGACGCAGATTGACAACTGTTCCTTCGTGGATATGTCAGAAGATTCATCTGCCATAATAGCAAACACACCCGCATTCTTGCACTGAGTTGTTAGCATGTCCAATATTTGGTCGCCGCATAAACTTAGAAGTTCATTTTGTATTTCAGGCGAAGTATACTTTGCATTGGATGGTGCATTGGCTAAATGGTCTGACAGAACTGGATCCTTTTTCGCCAACCCTTGTAAAACCGCCATGAAATTACTTTTCTCCTCCTTGTGACCACGTATTGCAATATTCTGTTTTCCTAACATTATTAGAACTTCTATGATTTCTTTCAGAACATGCCattttttttctactatttgtttGCTGGAAGAGGATATTTTACAAAGGATAGATTCTTTTTTGCCAACCATAACGTCAACAAAGTTTTCGGCTAAAACAACACTAGCACGATGTAATTCATCAACTTGATGACGCTTAACATATGTTGATAAATTCTTCCAATCGCTCACTGCAGACGAAGATAAGGCCCTGTCTTTACTACTTCCAAACAGTAAGCATGGAGCGCAATAAACAGAATCTTGCGACTGCGAGTATCGTAGCAAATGATAGTCAGCAAGCCAGTTAGAGTTGAATCGCCGCTCTTTCCCTCCGATATTCCTGCAACCAATGTTTTAGATATGTAGTAAAAGATTTATTCAAATTGTTCACGAACATATCCCTTTCACAGAATGATGTTCTattaaaaattgtataaaaataatcataatcaagCCGTGCAAAAAGATAAACTTGAAATACAATAAGAGAAATATTATGATACTTGCCCGCTGAAAATGCTTGATGGA carries:
- the LOC128548780 gene encoding zinc finger MYM-type protein 1-like yields the protein MATACPPYPDPGETKLWNNDNKLSLLSNKWKDSKEYKFPPRNIGGKERRFNSNWLADYHLLRYSQSQDSVYCAPCLLFGSSKDRALSSSAVSDWKNLSTYVKRHQVDELHRASVVLAENFVDVMVGKKESILCKISSSSKQIVEKKWHVLKEIIEVLIMLGKQNIAIRGHKEEKSNFMAVLQGLAKKDPVLSDHLANAPSNAKYTSPEIQNELLSLCGDQILDMLTTQCKNAGVFAIMADESSDISTKEQLSICVRYIEKNEHNRHKLREDFLGFITCKSIKGQAIAQLTLENLQHWGLDVLKLRAQCYDGASNMSGKDNGVQALI